The following are encoded together in the Humulus lupulus chromosome 5, drHumLupu1.1, whole genome shotgun sequence genome:
- the LOC133780589 gene encoding protein DJ-1 homolog D-like, whose translation MEDYEIKVPFQSLEALGCHVDAVCPKKKVGDTCPTAVHDFEGDQTYSEKPGHDFVLTANFEGLDASSYDALVILGGRAPEYLALDKEVIAIVKHFMEANKPVASICHGQHILSAAGVLQAY comes from the exons ATGGAAGATTATGAGATTAAAGTTCCTTTCCAGTCTCTTGAAGCTCTAGGGTGCCATGTTGATGCAGTTTGCCCCAAAAAGAAGGTTGGTGATACCTGTCCAACTGCTGTGCATGATTTTGAAGGTGATCAAACATACAGTGAAAAGCCAGGCCATGATTTCGTGTTGACTGCTAATTTCGAAGGTTTAGACGCATCAAGTTATGATGCTCTTGTTATCCTCGGAGGACGAGCTCCAGAGTATCTAGCACTGGATAAGGAAGTCATTGCCATAGTGAAGCACTTTATGGAAGCCAATAAGCCTGTTGCATCTATCTGCCATGGCCAACATATTTTATCTGCTGCTGGGGTCCTGCAG GCTTACTGA